From one Brevibacterium sp. 'Marine' genomic stretch:
- a CDS encoding DALR anticodon-binding domain-containing protein, whose amino-acid sequence MTPEDLQTALARALMTAPADLVAPGSAAAIDVRPPTRPDLGDWTTPVALRASAEPEQRIALAAHLCTELRTHPEVADAVFAGPGFVNVTLTPAARARVICDIVSAERGADARSGAGQDRTPFRTLVSASDRQPAPGLRAGGRGTDVDPVAVHDLQRGHAAACRELRRAHRAGIPTADIDLATLAQPSETRMLTIMAGLPSALERSRRLGEAEPLLTALLELGAAVEEWLRRCPATPTVDEDITVTHTSRLLALRAVITVLAAGLRQLGASAPERI is encoded by the coding sequence GTGACCCCGGAAGACCTGCAGACTGCACTCGCGCGCGCCTTGATGACAGCGCCGGCAGATCTCGTGGCACCGGGATCCGCCGCAGCCATCGACGTTCGGCCCCCGACCCGTCCCGACCTCGGCGACTGGACGACCCCGGTGGCGCTGCGCGCCTCCGCCGAACCCGAGCAGCGAATCGCACTCGCGGCACATCTGTGCACCGAGCTGCGCACCCACCCCGAGGTGGCTGACGCCGTCTTCGCCGGACCCGGATTCGTCAACGTGACCCTCACCCCGGCCGCCCGTGCGCGGGTGATCTGCGACATCGTCAGCGCAGAGAGGGGAGCCGACGCCCGCAGCGGAGCGGGACAGGACCGGACGCCGTTCCGAACGCTGGTCTCCGCGTCCGACCGGCAGCCCGCACCGGGTCTCCGCGCCGGCGGCCGCGGCACCGATGTCGATCCGGTCGCAGTGCATGATCTCCAGCGCGGCCATGCCGCGGCCTGCCGTGAACTGCGGCGGGCACACAGAGCGGGAATCCCGACCGCGGACATCGACCTGGCGACGCTTGCGCAGCCGAGCGAGACCCGGATGCTCACCATCATGGCGGGGCTGCCGTCCGCGCTGGAACGTTCGCGCCGCCTCGGCGAGGCCGAACCGCTGCTCACGGCGCTGCTCGAGCTCGGCGCAGCCGTCGAGGAGTGGCTTCGTCGCTGCCCGGCCACTCCGACGGTCGATGAGGACATCACCGTCACCCATACCTCGAGGCTCCTCGCTCTGAGAGCCGTCATCACCGTCCTCGCCGCAGGACTACGACAATTGGGTGCTTCGGCCCCGGAGAGGATCTGA
- a CDS encoding ABC transporter ATP-binding protein — MSEPADEPVETSTGEDDIVLRAQSLRKSFGRGDTAVEALDDISVDFESGRFTAIMGPSGSGKSTFMHVLAGLDRVDSGSIIMRGQDITRLNDRQLTQLRRDRVGFIFQAFNLVPTLSAEQNIELPVSLARKKIDREWKAEVVERLELGDRLQHRPHELSGGQQQRVAVARALLTRPDVIFADEPTGNLDSHAGAEVLSLLGRATTLYGQTIIMVTHDPVAASHAGRVVLLKDGRATGEVRQPTRESVVTALSELSSL, encoded by the coding sequence ATGTCGGAACCTGCTGATGAGCCCGTCGAGACCAGCACGGGGGAGGACGACATCGTCCTCCGTGCGCAGAGTCTGCGCAAGAGCTTCGGCCGCGGCGATACGGCGGTCGAGGCGCTCGACGACATCAGCGTCGACTTCGAATCCGGTCGCTTCACCGCCATCATGGGACCGTCCGGATCGGGAAAGTCGACATTCATGCATGTCCTCGCCGGTCTCGATCGCGTCGATTCGGGCTCGATCATCATGCGCGGCCAAGACATCACTCGTCTCAACGACCGGCAGCTGACCCAGCTGCGTCGCGACCGCGTCGGCTTCATCTTCCAAGCCTTCAACCTCGTCCCGACGCTGAGCGCAGAACAGAACATCGAACTGCCGGTGTCACTGGCCAGGAAGAAGATCGATCGCGAGTGGAAAGCCGAAGTCGTCGAACGACTCGAACTCGGCGATCGCCTCCAGCATCGTCCGCACGAGCTCTCCGGCGGTCAGCAGCAGCGAGTCGCCGTGGCCCGCGCCCTGCTGACCCGGCCGGACGTCATCTTCGCCGATGAGCCCACGGGAAACCTCGACTCCCACGCCGGAGCGGAGGTCCTGTCCCTGCTCGGCCGGGCCACTACCCTGTACGGGCAGACGATCATCATGGTCACCCACGATCCCGTGGCGGCATCCCATGCCGGTCGGGTCGTCCTCCTCAAGGACGGCCGGGCCACGGGTGAAGTCCGACAGCCGACGCGGGAGAGCGTGGTCACGGCGCTGAGCGAACTGAGCTCTCTGTGA
- the lysA gene encoding diaminopimelate decarboxylase encodes MPAHIAGTLHATPAPVWLPYPDDVNALLPSLWSDNVTKTAEGVLTIAGHTVTDLAEKYGTPTLVMDVADFRSRAEAYLSTFSNAFSVGKGLAGADVFYAGKAFLCTAVARWVHEAGLGLDTCSLGEMMIARAAGVPGDRVGLHGNNKSAAELEYALDYGVSRIFVDSLDEVARLESIAAARRTVAPVMLRVTVGVEAHTHDFIATAHEDQKFGLSLADGTAARAARLVAESDHLRLDGLHSHIGSQIFDISGFQVAASRVLAFRAEIMGEHGIDLPDVDLGGGFGIRYTSQDTPIPVTEMAEELASVVAKECRGLGTSVPRISIEPGRAIVSPAVFTLYEVGTVKQVSTDSGTRTYVAVDGGMSDNIRTALYDADYSCTLANRNSSAEPAIVRVVGKHCESGDIIVRDEYMGADVTAGDLVAVPTTGAYCRSLANNYNHLPRPGVLGVEADRVEWIVTPEDHTQMFATDPGMVGGETPH; translated from the coding sequence ATGCCCGCACATATCGCAGGGACACTGCACGCGACCCCGGCCCCGGTGTGGCTGCCCTATCCCGACGACGTCAATGCGCTGCTGCCGAGTCTGTGGTCGGACAATGTCACGAAGACCGCCGAGGGCGTGCTCACCATCGCCGGTCACACCGTGACGGACCTGGCCGAGAAGTACGGCACCCCCACCCTCGTCATGGACGTCGCTGACTTCCGCAGTCGCGCCGAGGCCTACCTGAGCACGTTCTCCAACGCGTTCTCCGTCGGGAAGGGACTGGCCGGAGCCGACGTCTTCTACGCCGGGAAGGCCTTCCTGTGCACGGCCGTGGCCCGGTGGGTGCATGAGGCCGGTCTCGGCCTCGACACCTGCTCGCTGGGGGAGATGATGATCGCCCGCGCCGCAGGTGTCCCCGGCGACCGCGTCGGCCTGCACGGGAACAACAAATCCGCGGCCGAACTCGAATACGCCCTCGACTACGGCGTGTCCAGGATCTTCGTCGACAGCCTCGATGAGGTTGCTCGCCTCGAATCCATCGCCGCGGCCAGACGAACCGTCGCACCGGTCATGCTGCGGGTCACGGTCGGCGTCGAAGCGCACACCCATGACTTCATCGCCACGGCCCACGAGGACCAGAAGTTCGGGCTCTCTCTCGCTGACGGCACCGCTGCCCGGGCCGCGCGTCTGGTCGCGGAATCCGACCACCTGCGTCTCGACGGCCTCCATTCGCATATCGGCTCGCAGATCTTCGACATCTCCGGATTCCAGGTCGCCGCCTCCCGCGTGCTCGCCTTCCGTGCCGAGATCATGGGCGAACACGGCATCGACCTGCCCGATGTCGACCTCGGCGGCGGCTTCGGCATCCGCTACACCTCCCAGGACACCCCGATCCCGGTCACGGAGATGGCCGAGGAACTCGCCTCCGTCGTGGCCAAGGAATGCCGGGGGCTGGGCACGAGCGTCCCGCGGATCTCCATCGAGCCCGGACGTGCCATCGTCTCGCCAGCGGTATTCACGCTCTACGAGGTCGGCACCGTCAAGCAGGTGAGCACCGACAGCGGCACCCGCACCTATGTCGCCGTCGACGGGGGCATGAGCGACAACATCCGCACCGCACTCTACGACGCGGATTACTCATGCACTCTGGCCAACCGGAATTCTTCCGCGGAGCCGGCGATCGTGCGGGTCGTCGGCAAGCACTGCGAATCCGGCGACATCATCGTCCGCGACGAATACATGGGCGCCGATGTGACCGCGGGCGACCTCGTCGCAGTACCGACCACCGGAGCGTACTGCCGGTCGCTGGCCAACAACTACAATCACCTGCCCCGGCCGGGAGTCCTCGGCGTCGAGGCCGATAGAGTTGAGTGGATCGTGACCCCCGAGGACCACACGCAGATGTTCGCCACCGACCCGGGGATGGTCGGGGGAGAAACGCCACACTGA
- a CDS encoding hemolysin family protein → MSADWFGLVWLVVLLLGNSFFVAAEFAVVAAKRSQIEPRADEGSAAAKTALYAMEHVSLMLAICQLGITVCSLLLGNVAEPAIHHLLAGPLEGLGIPAGLSSTISFVLALGVVTYLHVVIGEMVPKNLALAASGQAVMLLATPLVFLARVFGFVIRPLNGLANGVLHLFKIEARDEVNEAYTIEQVESIVAESKREGLLSDDTGLLKGAIEFSDKTASDIMVPMSELITISDKVTPNELVTLVGRTGFSRYFVVGDDGYPQDYLHIKDVLYADTEEAFDSPVQSKRFRPLFTVTADDEVEEALAQMQKAGIHVARVIDAQAQVLGLLFLEDVLEELVGEVQDAMQRGRFDFRS, encoded by the coding sequence GACTGGTCTGGCTGGTTGTTCTGCTGCTGGGCAACTCCTTCTTCGTCGCCGCGGAATTCGCTGTGGTCGCGGCCAAACGCTCACAGATCGAACCGCGAGCGGACGAAGGCTCTGCAGCGGCGAAGACAGCTCTCTATGCGATGGAGCATGTGTCATTGATGCTGGCGATCTGCCAGCTCGGGATCACCGTCTGCTCTCTGCTTCTGGGCAACGTGGCCGAACCGGCCATCCACCATCTGCTCGCCGGTCCGCTCGAAGGCTTGGGCATTCCTGCAGGGCTGTCGTCGACGATCTCGTTCGTTCTGGCACTCGGAGTCGTGACCTACCTGCACGTGGTCATCGGCGAGATGGTGCCGAAGAACTTGGCTCTGGCGGCATCCGGCCAGGCTGTGATGCTGCTGGCGACTCCGCTGGTGTTCCTGGCCCGGGTCTTCGGGTTCGTCATCCGGCCCCTCAACGGCCTGGCCAACGGGGTCCTGCACCTGTTCAAGATCGAGGCCCGCGACGAGGTCAATGAGGCCTACACGATCGAGCAGGTCGAATCGATCGTGGCCGAGTCGAAGCGCGAGGGACTGCTCAGTGATGACACCGGGCTGCTCAAGGGCGCCATCGAGTTCAGCGACAAGACTGCGTCCGACATCATGGTCCCGATGTCCGAGCTCATCACGATCTCGGACAAGGTGACCCCGAACGAGCTTGTGACCCTGGTCGGAAGGACCGGCTTCTCTCGGTACTTCGTCGTCGGTGACGACGGTTATCCGCAGGACTACCTCCACATCAAGGACGTCCTCTACGCGGACACAGAAGAGGCCTTCGACTCTCCTGTGCAGAGCAAGCGCTTCCGTCCTCTGTTCACGGTCACGGCCGATGACGAGGTCGAGGAGGCTCTGGCGCAGATGCAGAAGGCGGGAATCCACGTCGCCCGCGTCATCGACGCGCAGGCGCAGGTGCTCGGCCTGCTGTTCCTCGAGGACGTGCTCGAAGAGCTCGTCGGCGAGGTCCAGGACGCGATGCAGCGGGGACGATTCGACTTCCGCAGCTGA
- a CDS encoding MFS transporter, with protein MNPARIRILIVFGIVFAAFNLRPGVTGLSPLLDAMGEEIELSAIFLALIGMLPPLLYGLSGFLTPRLYARFSGLGLTLAAMVMVMIGLGIRALVESPGLFLALSVLALLGMGIGNVVLPPLVKSYFPDKVALMSTVHVGLLQFGTFIPPLVAVPLATGAGWRGSLLVWAAFAALGAIAWIVIAIVRPAPADEVAAAVVGGSELSRLLRSPRAWALMTMTGLTSFNNFILFTWLPSLLTRSGFDAAFGGAMLALVTAIPLVLGFVLPTLAQRMRSAYLIVVGFCLSLAVGYLGLWLLPTAAPVLWTVLLGIGISTFPLALTLITLRARDAEAAASLSGFVQGGGYLLAATGPLIFAFLIQSFDSMWPAFAVVLASVVVKFFVSHAACRPGAI; from the coding sequence ATGAACCCCGCGCGCATCCGTATTCTGATCGTCTTCGGAATCGTCTTCGCCGCCTTCAATCTGCGGCCCGGAGTCACCGGGCTCTCACCGCTGCTCGATGCCATGGGCGAAGAGATCGAACTGAGTGCGATATTTCTGGCGCTCATCGGCATGCTGCCTCCGCTGCTCTACGGCCTCAGCGGTTTCCTCACACCACGGCTCTACGCCCGCTTCTCCGGGCTCGGTCTGACCCTGGCTGCAATGGTCATGGTCATGATCGGACTGGGAATCCGCGCACTCGTCGAATCGCCGGGCCTGTTCCTGGCGCTGAGCGTGCTCGCCCTGCTGGGGATGGGCATCGGCAACGTCGTCCTCCCACCCCTGGTGAAGTCGTACTTCCCCGACAAGGTGGCGCTGATGTCGACCGTCCACGTCGGGCTGCTCCAATTCGGCACGTTCATCCCGCCGCTCGTCGCGGTTCCCCTCGCCACCGGTGCCGGATGGAGGGGATCCCTGCTCGTCTGGGCCGCATTCGCGGCTCTGGGCGCGATCGCCTGGATCGTCATCGCCATCGTCAGGCCCGCACCCGCCGACGAGGTGGCCGCCGCCGTCGTCGGAGGCAGCGAGCTCTCCCGCCTTCTGCGCAGCCCGCGGGCATGGGCACTGATGACGATGACGGGACTGACGTCGTTCAACAACTTCATCCTCTTCACCTGGCTGCCGAGCCTGCTCACCCGCTCCGGATTCGATGCTGCCTTCGGCGGAGCGATGCTGGCGCTGGTCACTGCCATCCCGCTCGTCCTCGGCTTCGTCCTGCCGACCCTCGCGCAGAGGATGAGATCGGCGTATCTCATCGTCGTCGGCTTCTGCCTCAGCCTGGCCGTGGGCTACCTGGGGCTGTGGCTGCTGCCGACGGCGGCCCCCGTCCTGTGGACCGTGCTGCTGGGGATCGGCATCTCCACGTTCCCGCTCGCGCTGACACTGATCACTCTGCGCGCCCGTGACGCCGAAGCGGCGGCCTCCCTGTCCGGCTTCGTCCAGGGCGGCGGTTACCTCCTGGCGGCCACGGGACCCCTGATCTTCGCGTTTCTCATCCAGAGCTTCGACAGCATGTGGCCGGCATTCGCCGTGGTGCTGGCCTCAGTGGTGGTCAAATTCTTCGTCAGCCACGCCGCCTGCCGACCCGGCGCCATCTGA
- a CDS encoding M15 family metallopeptidase: MSSELSTVEAPSVRRRDLRKQNASTQVSTINSSPSVTSQSRSSASAALSPRRAAMAAEARAAAGSPRRAAMAKEAAQPLTPAGHTSTLAATQLGRRGSDGSLLRSVRRRQVTTFSALATVSVTGTAIAAVMVAGNMSGSQEVKVDDSAAQSQPRAINAESVSADIKVDRDDKTSMTIGAPSAKQTKVDAASRAITKTVLPGCDEAAPKGDASNGELPDEWLCEIGVGNHKLRSDAAVSFAKMNAAFKKDTGKDLAVTDSYRSLESQVSVAARKPGFAARPGTSNHGWGLALDLGAGTQNGTGEQYEWLVANAEKFGWENPDWAKRNSYELWHWEYVPGRKAMKGA, from the coding sequence ATGTCGAGTGAGCTCTCGACCGTCGAGGCGCCGTCGGTCCGCCGACGTGATCTGCGCAAGCAGAACGCCTCCACGCAGGTTTCGACGATCAACTCTTCGCCTTCCGTGACATCGCAGTCGCGGAGCAGCGCATCCGCAGCCCTCTCTCCCCGTCGTGCGGCCATGGCCGCCGAGGCCCGCGCCGCAGCGGGCTCACCCCGACGTGCTGCGATGGCCAAGGAGGCTGCGCAGCCGCTGACACCCGCGGGCCATACCTCGACGCTGGCTGCGACTCAGCTGGGCAGGCGCGGTTCCGACGGTTCGCTGCTGCGCTCGGTCCGCCGTCGCCAGGTCACGACCTTCTCTGCTCTGGCCACGGTCTCGGTGACCGGCACCGCCATCGCCGCTGTGATGGTGGCCGGCAACATGAGCGGCAGCCAGGAGGTCAAGGTCGATGACTCCGCCGCGCAGTCCCAGCCGCGTGCGATCAACGCCGAATCGGTCTCCGCCGACATCAAGGTCGACCGGGACGACAAGACTTCGATGACCATCGGCGCCCCCAGCGCCAAGCAGACGAAGGTCGACGCCGCGTCCAGGGCGATCACGAAGACCGTTCTGCCCGGCTGCGACGAAGCCGCGCCGAAGGGCGACGCGAGCAACGGCGAACTGCCCGACGAGTGGCTGTGCGAGATCGGTGTGGGCAACCACAAGCTGCGCTCCGATGCCGCCGTATCGTTTGCGAAGATGAACGCAGCCTTCAAGAAGGACACCGGCAAAGACCTCGCGGTCACCGATTCCTACCGGTCGCTGGAGTCCCAGGTCTCCGTGGCCGCACGCAAGCCCGGGTTCGCGGCCCGCCCCGGAACCTCCAACCACGGTTGGGGCCTGGCCCTCGACCTCGGTGCGGGAACGCAGAACGGCACCGGTGAGCAGTACGAATGGCTCGTCGCGAACGCCGAGAAGTTCGGGTGGGAGAACCCTGACTGGGCCAAGCGCAATTCCTATGAACTCTGGCACTGGGAATACGTTCCCGGCCGCAAGGCCATGAAGGGCGCCTGA
- a CDS encoding FtsX-like permease family protein has product MIAVALAQIRIHWARFLAIGLGIALAAGFVATTLIINSSLQDSLEHAVGRSFENADLAVIPDRDVFVGGDEASPLLGPLSEVDGVSTASLSARTVTTGRGAAFSESSFALSPVPAEERLDTFDMVSGQRPDARTDLVLDTRTARDLDVGIGDEIRFTVDAVPVGSGDDDMPVYRGPSQSSVTFSVVGIAELRQDPALPGATRALTTAAGYQEYFAQQGDVIAIQIALEDGADPETVRSQLQRAIDESELDGSLEALTVDDAVSAKTDRLSGGNVVVTGFLLVFAGISVIVAILVVSNTFSVIVAGRRREFALLRCLGATRVQMYASVVAEGLFVGLLGSIFGVLAGILVSRGLMAAAVRYWPAEFPYDTLTIPVSALISGIVVGAVLTIVATIRPARSAIAVTPLEALQPFDVSISPRTRARPRHLVGFGLIGLGALLVIVSVYAVSTTEFWILGGALGGGLVVTGLVISSAKIIPPVVAWAGEVLFSPWGVPGQLATLNTLRNPRRTAATATALIIGVTLVATILVGGMSTKATLSHGLDQRYPVDISVPLSGLVDDDELDEVREIPGVSTAVIAHRAEAVEDFKGSRPEIFVLDPDSADTVLGDAAADIVSGRVTVPEDYSSATVRVKGLTEMSVPVHREGLSSLAFFTTPEVGNDLGISATTTAVLVRLDEDVDVDEIARIRQSVAEALDVSSEEVGGSAVARGTYSELIDVMLAGAVALLFVSVVIALIGVSNTVSLSVIERQRENALMRALGLSISQLRTLLALEAVLISSVAALLGLVLGSALGIVGTRLVTHDYSTDLIVDVSVMSFLGILGVAVIAGILSALAPARRASRLSPVEGLKLDF; this is encoded by the coding sequence GTGATCGCAGTCGCTCTCGCGCAGATCCGGATCCACTGGGCCCGGTTCCTCGCAATCGGTCTCGGCATCGCCCTGGCCGCAGGATTCGTGGCGACGACCCTGATCATCAACTCCTCGCTGCAGGACAGCCTCGAACATGCCGTCGGTCGTTCGTTCGAGAACGCCGACCTCGCCGTCATCCCGGACAGAGACGTCTTCGTCGGGGGAGACGAGGCATCCCCGCTGTTGGGACCCCTGTCGGAAGTCGACGGGGTGAGCACTGCGTCTCTGTCGGCCCGCACAGTGACGACCGGCAGAGGCGCTGCATTCTCCGAAAGCTCCTTTGCGCTGTCCCCGGTGCCTGCCGAAGAACGTCTGGACACCTTCGACATGGTCTCGGGCCAGCGACCGGACGCCAGAACGGACCTCGTGCTCGACACCCGCACGGCACGCGACCTCGACGTCGGCATCGGTGATGAGATCCGGTTCACCGTCGACGCCGTCCCGGTGGGCAGCGGAGACGATGACATGCCCGTCTATCGGGGGCCGAGCCAGAGCAGCGTCACCTTCTCCGTCGTCGGCATCGCCGAGCTGAGGCAGGATCCGGCGCTGCCCGGAGCCACTCGGGCACTGACGACCGCCGCGGGCTACCAGGAGTACTTCGCCCAGCAGGGTGATGTCATCGCCATTCAGATCGCCCTTGAAGACGGTGCGGACCCGGAGACGGTGCGATCACAGCTGCAGAGGGCCATCGACGAATCGGAGCTGGACGGCAGTCTCGAGGCGCTCACCGTGGACGACGCCGTGAGCGCGAAGACGGATCGGCTCTCCGGCGGCAATGTCGTCGTGACCGGTTTCCTGCTCGTATTCGCTGGAATCTCCGTCATCGTCGCCATCCTCGTCGTCTCCAACACCTTCTCGGTCATCGTCGCCGGGCGTCGTCGCGAATTCGCACTGCTGCGTTGCCTCGGCGCCACCCGCGTGCAGATGTACGCCTCCGTCGTGGCCGAAGGGCTCTTCGTCGGATTGCTCGGATCGATCTTCGGTGTCCTCGCGGGGATCCTCGTCAGTCGCGGACTCATGGCCGCCGCGGTGCGGTACTGGCCGGCGGAATTCCCCTACGACACGCTCACGATCCCCGTCTCCGCTCTGATCAGCGGCATCGTCGTGGGTGCCGTGCTGACGATCGTGGCCACCATCCGCCCGGCTCGCAGCGCCATCGCAGTGACACCGCTCGAAGCACTCCAGCCCTTCGATGTCTCCATCTCGCCGAGAACTCGCGCCCGACCCCGCCACCTCGTCGGCTTCGGCCTCATCGGCCTGGGCGCACTTCTCGTCATCGTCTCCGTCTACGCCGTGTCGACCACCGAGTTCTGGATCCTCGGAGGTGCGCTGGGCGGGGGCCTCGTGGTCACCGGACTGGTCATCAGCTCCGCGAAGATCATCCCGCCGGTCGTCGCGTGGGCGGGGGAGGTGCTGTTCAGCCCCTGGGGCGTGCCCGGGCAGCTGGCGACCTTGAACACGCTGCGCAATCCGCGCCGCACCGCGGCCACGGCCACGGCGCTCATCATCGGTGTGACCCTGGTGGCGACGATCCTCGTCGGCGGCATGTCGACGAAGGCGACGCTCAGCCACGGACTCGACCAGCGCTATCCCGTCGACATCTCCGTGCCGCTGTCCGGCCTCGTCGACGATGATGAGCTCGACGAGGTGCGCGAGATCCCGGGCGTGTCCACAGCGGTCATCGCCCACCGCGCCGAGGCGGTCGAGGATTTCAAGGGCTCCCGTCCGGAGATCTTCGTCCTCGACCCGGACAGCGCCGACACCGTGCTCGGCGACGCGGCGGCCGACATCGTGTCCGGACGGGTCACCGTTCCCGAGGACTACAGCTCTGCCACCGTGCGGGTGAAAGGGCTCACCGAGATGAGCGTGCCCGTGCACAGGGAGGGTCTCTCCAGCCTGGCGTTCTTCACCACTCCCGAGGTCGGCAACGACCTCGGGATCTCGGCGACGACGACGGCTGTGCTCGTCCGCCTCGACGAGGACGTCGACGTCGACGAGATCGCACGCATCCGCCAGTCCGTGGCCGAGGCACTCGACGTCTCCAGCGAGGAGGTCGGCGGCTCCGCCGTCGCTCGGGGCACCTATTCCGAACTCATCGACGTCATGCTCGCCGGTGCCGTGGCCCTCCTCTTCGTCTCCGTGGTCATCGCGCTCATCGGCGTCTCGAACACGGTCAGTCTCTCCGTCATCGAACGCCAGAGGGAGAACGCGCTCATGCGCGCGCTGGGCCTGAGCATCTCGCAGCTGCGGACCCTCCTGGCGCTCGAAGCGGTGCTCATCTCATCGGTGGCTGCGCTGCTCGGGCTCGTCCTCGGCAGCGCCCTGGGCATCGTCGGCACACGCTTGGTCACTCATGACTACTCCACCGACCTCATCGTCGACGTCTCCGTCATGTCCTTCCTCGGCATCCTCGGGGTGGCGGTCATCGCCGGGATCCTCTCCGCTCTGGCACCGGCCAGGCGGGCGTCACGGCTCTCACCTGTCGAAGGGCTCAAACTCGACTTCTGA